In Flammeovirgaceae bacterium 311, one DNA window encodes the following:
- a CDS encoding phosphoesterase recj domain protein (COG0618 Exopolyphosphatase-related proteins): MQQVLNAFREALSQPRRVVITTHHKPDADALGSSLGLAGYLKKKGHQVSVITPTDYPAFLAWMKGNDEVIIFNEGNEARSAQLVADAELIFCLDFSSLARINELGELVRQSPAEKVLIDHHLDPEDFAKYSFWTTNAASTAELVFQLIVDLGDGALIDSEIAEALYSGIMTDTGSFKHPSTTASTHETVAALIKAGANVHKVSKLVYDTNSLERLRFLGFALSEKLQVLPEFNTAYMAISAEELQRYESKTGDTEGLVNFALSIQGVVMAALLVEKEGAVKISFRSIGEFSVNAFARNHFEGGGHKNAAGGVSYQSLEETVKKFVELLPQYKDQLQAKVLIYE; encoded by the coding sequence ATGCAGCAAGTTTTAAATGCATTTAGGGAAGCCCTCAGCCAGCCAAGGCGGGTGGTTATCACAACTCACCATAAGCCCGATGCCGATGCATTGGGTTCATCGCTGGGGCTGGCCGGATACCTGAAAAAGAAAGGGCATCAGGTTTCGGTAATTACCCCTACCGATTATCCTGCTTTTCTGGCCTGGATGAAAGGCAACGATGAGGTGATCATCTTCAACGAGGGCAACGAAGCCCGCTCGGCCCAGCTGGTTGCCGATGCAGAGCTAATCTTTTGCCTTGATTTCTCCTCCCTTGCCCGAATCAATGAATTAGGAGAGCTGGTTCGCCAGTCGCCGGCCGAAAAGGTACTGATAGACCATCACCTGGATCCCGAAGATTTTGCCAAATATTCTTTCTGGACTACCAACGCAGCCTCCACGGCTGAGCTGGTTTTTCAGCTGATTGTAGATTTGGGCGATGGGGCGCTGATCGATTCTGAGATTGCAGAAGCGCTCTATTCCGGAATCATGACAGACACAGGCTCTTTTAAGCACCCCAGCACCACTGCCAGTACCCATGAAACGGTGGCCGCGCTTATTAAAGCGGGTGCCAATGTGCATAAGGTAAGTAAGCTGGTGTATGATACCAACTCGTTGGAACGCCTGCGTTTCCTGGGCTTTGCCTTAAGTGAAAAGCTCCAGGTGCTTCCTGAGTTCAATACAGCCTATATGGCCATATCAGCAGAAGAACTGCAGCGTTACGAATCCAAGACAGGTGATACCGAAGGATTGGTTAATTTTGCCCTTTCTATACAAGGTGTGGTGATGGCAGCGTTATTAGTTGAAAAAGAAGGCGCTGTCAAAATTTCCTTCCGCTCTATTGGCGAATTTTCAGTGAATGCTTTTGCCCGAAATCATTTTGAAGGAGGCGGGCACAAAAACGCGGCCGGCGGTGTTTCATACCAGTCGCTTGAGGAGACAGTGAAGAAATTTGTGGAGCTTCTGCCTCAATACAAAGACCAACTACAAGCAAAAGTTTTAATTTACGAATAA
- a CDS encoding nucleoside-diphosphate kinase (COG0105 Nucleoside diphosphate kinase) → MAGNRTFTMIKPDAVADNNTGAILKMIEEAGFKIVAMKLTKLTEERAGQFYEVHKERPFYNDLKRYMSGGKIVAAVLEKDNAVADFRKLIGATNPAQAEEGTIRKKFAKSIEANAVHGSDSDENAQIEGSFFFSGTEMFV, encoded by the coding sequence ATGGCTGGAAACAGAACATTTACCATGATCAAGCCCGATGCTGTAGCCGACAACAACACCGGTGCCATACTTAAAATGATTGAAGAAGCTGGCTTTAAAATAGTAGCCATGAAGCTTACCAAACTAACCGAAGAGCGTGCCGGCCAGTTTTATGAAGTTCACAAGGAGCGCCCTTTCTACAACGACCTGAAGCGCTACATGAGTGGCGGCAAAATTGTTGCTGCAGTGCTGGAGAAAGACAATGCCGTGGCTGATTTCCGTAAATTGATCGGTGCCACCAACCCAGCTCAGGCCGAAGAAGGCACCATCCGCAAGAAATTTGCAAAATCTATCGAAGCAAACGCCGTACACGGTTCCGATTCTGATGAGAATGCCCAGATCGAAGGCAGTTTCTTCTTCAGCGGCACCGAGATGTTTGTTTAA
- a CDS encoding 1-deoxy-D-xylulose-5-phosphate synthase (COG1154 Deoxyxylulose-5-phosphate synthase), with the protein MLIKPGELLANIDSPADLRKLDQTQLVQLSAELRQFIVDNVSVYGGHFGASLGVVELTVALHYAFNTPYDQLVWDVGHQAYGHKILTGRLKNFHTNRKYGGLSGFPKRKESPYDTFGVGHSSTSISAALGMAVASYYKQEGDRQHIAVIGDGALTGGMAFEAMNHAGVSNSNLLIVLNDNCMSIDPNVGALKDYLTDITTSITYNKAKEEVWKMLGKFSKFGTSAQDIVSKVEASIKSFLLKHSNLFESLNLRYFGPVDGHDVDHLVHIFKDLQHIPGPKILHCITTKGKGFALAEKDQTKWHAPGTFDKITGEIYKKAYDTPQAPRYQDVFGHTLVELAEQNPKVMGITPAMPSGSSLNIMMKAMPDRAFDVGIAEQHAVTFSAGLATQGLVPFCNIYSTFMQRAYDQVVHDICIQNLHVVLCLDRAGFAGADGPTHHGAYDIAYMRCIPNIVVAAPMNEEELRNMMYSAQLPREGAYCIRYPRGQGVMPNWRSPFQKIEDGTGRLITEGEEVAILTIGHIGNYAIEACQLLEEDGLQPAHYDMRFAKPLDEAMLHQIFKKFKKVVTVEDGCLMGGFGSAVAEWMIDQGYSARVKRLGIPDQVIEHGEQLELHRECGFDPEGIAQAVRELAAVKTAPKTKSLA; encoded by the coding sequence ATGCTGATAAAACCAGGAGAATTGCTGGCCAACATAGATAGCCCCGCCGACCTTCGAAAGCTAGATCAAACCCAATTGGTACAGCTTAGCGCAGAGTTAAGGCAGTTCATAGTCGATAATGTTTCGGTATATGGGGGGCATTTCGGAGCCAGCCTGGGTGTGGTTGAGCTAACAGTGGCCCTGCACTATGCTTTTAATACCCCCTATGACCAGCTGGTGTGGGATGTAGGTCACCAAGCCTACGGCCATAAGATCTTAACCGGCCGCCTCAAAAATTTTCATACCAACCGTAAATACGGCGGACTCTCCGGTTTCCCTAAAAGAAAAGAAAGCCCTTACGATACTTTTGGGGTAGGCCATAGCTCTACCTCAATCTCTGCCGCGCTGGGCATGGCAGTAGCTTCTTATTATAAGCAGGAAGGTGACCGCCAGCATATTGCCGTTATCGGCGATGGTGCCCTTACCGGCGGCATGGCCTTTGAGGCCATGAACCATGCCGGCGTAAGCAACTCCAACCTGCTGATCGTGCTCAACGACAACTGCATGAGCATTGATCCCAACGTTGGCGCACTGAAAGACTACCTGACTGATATCACCACCTCCATTACCTATAACAAGGCAAAGGAGGAAGTATGGAAAATGCTGGGCAAATTCAGCAAATTTGGTACCTCGGCACAGGATATCGTTAGCAAGGTAGAGGCCAGCATTAAATCATTCCTGCTCAAGCACAGCAACCTGTTCGAAAGCCTCAACCTGCGTTATTTTGGCCCTGTGGATGGTCACGATGTGGACCACCTGGTGCATATCTTCAAAGACCTGCAGCATATACCCGGCCCTAAGATCCTGCACTGTATTACCACCAAGGGCAAGGGATTTGCCCTGGCAGAAAAAGACCAGACTAAATGGCATGCCCCCGGCACCTTCGATAAAATTACAGGCGAGATCTACAAAAAAGCATACGATACACCCCAGGCACCCAGGTACCAGGATGTATTTGGCCATACGCTGGTAGAGCTGGCCGAGCAAAACCCCAAAGTAATGGGTATTACGCCTGCCATGCCCTCTGGCTCCAGCCTTAATATCATGATGAAGGCCATGCCCGATCGTGCCTTTGATGTAGGCATTGCCGAGCAGCATGCTGTTACCTTTTCGGCAGGTTTGGCTACCCAGGGACTGGTGCCTTTCTGTAACATCTACAGCACCTTTATGCAGCGTGCCTACGATCAGGTAGTGCACGACATCTGCATCCAGAACCTCCATGTGGTGCTATGCCTGGACCGTGCCGGTTTTGCCGGTGCCGATGGCCCTACCCACCACGGCGCCTATGATATTGCCTACATGCGCTGCATACCCAACATAGTGGTAGCCGCCCCTATGAACGAAGAAGAGCTGCGCAATATGATGTACAGTGCCCAGCTGCCCCGCGAAGGCGCTTACTGCATTCGCTACCCCCGCGGCCAGGGCGTGATGCCCAACTGGCGCTCGCCTTTCCAAAAAATTGAAGATGGTACCGGCCGCCTTATCACCGAAGGTGAAGAAGTAGCTATTCTGACCATAGGCCACATCGGCAATTATGCCATAGAGGCCTGCCAGCTGCTGGAGGAAGACGGGCTACAGCCTGCTCATTACGATATGCGCTTTGCCAAGCCGCTTGACGAAGCCATGCTGCACCAGATCTTCAAGAAATTCAAAAAAGTTGTTACGGTAGAAGATGGCTGCCTGATGGGCGGTTTTGGCAGTGCCGTAGCCGAATGGATGATCGACCAGGGTTACAGCGCACGCGTGAAACGCCTGGGCATTCCAGATCAGGTGATTGAACATGGTGAACAGCTTGAACTGCACCGCGAATGCGGTTTCGACCCCGAGGGTATTGCACAGGCTGTGCGCGAACTGGCAGCTGTGAAAACAGCCCCTAAAACCAAAAGCCTCGCCTAA
- a CDS encoding hypothetical protein (COG0392 Predicted integral membrane protein) has protein sequence MNVDTQKVLRTLNPRKVWIPVLLGIGIVVAMMLFDDNLTADKLLLISHAGGGSMLLALLIILCRDLGYIYRIRMLTGKQLSWMSSVYVIILWEFSSAVTPSVVGGTAVAIFILYKEGIKLGQAIAYAMLSAILDNMFFVVAAPIALLLSSGQAFPRLEAANLQFGGSLEVLFYISYGLITVYTLVMALALFSKPRAFKWLLIKVTSIGFLRRWRHGAVNRGNEIIMASRQLKGRGWEYWVKISVATLFVWIARYFTLNAVISAFADLSVSQHLLVFGRQIVMWITMLISPTPGSSGFAEGLFPQFFSIFLGDYTLIANILWRMVTYYPYLILGALVLPRWLQRTFLSKKPVEEV, from the coding sequence ATGAATGTAGATACCCAGAAAGTTCTTAGAACGCTTAATCCGCGTAAGGTGTGGATACCTGTGTTGTTGGGCATTGGTATTGTGGTGGCCATGATGCTGTTTGATGATAACCTTACCGCCGATAAGTTACTCCTGATCTCCCATGCAGGCGGTGGCTCCATGCTGCTGGCGCTGCTTATCATCCTGTGCCGCGACCTGGGCTATATCTATCGTATCCGTATGCTAACGGGCAAGCAGCTAAGCTGGATGAGCAGTGTTTATGTGATCATCCTGTGGGAGTTTTCATCGGCCGTAACCCCCTCTGTTGTGGGAGGAACAGCAGTAGCAATCTTCATACTATATAAAGAAGGGATCAAGCTGGGGCAGGCAATTGCCTACGCCATGCTCTCGGCCATACTGGATAACATGTTCTTTGTGGTGGCGGCTCCCATTGCCCTGCTGCTTTCCAGCGGCCAGGCTTTTCCGCGGCTTGAGGCAGCTAACCTGCAGTTTGGCGGCAGCCTGGAGGTGCTCTTTTATATCAGCTACGGACTTATTACTGTATATACCCTGGTAATGGCCCTGGCACTGTTCAGCAAGCCCAGGGCATTTAAATGGTTATTGATCAAAGTTACTTCCATCGGATTTTTGCGCCGCTGGCGTCATGGGGCGGTAAACAGGGGTAATGAGATTATTATGGCCTCCCGCCAGCTAAAGGGCAGGGGCTGGGAGTATTGGGTAAAGATCAGCGTAGCTACACTTTTTGTATGGATTGCCCGCTATTTTACCCTTAATGCCGTAATCAGTGCTTTTGCAGATCTGTCGGTAAGCCAGCATCTGCTGGTATTCGGCAGGCAAATTGTTATGTGGATTACCATGCTGATCTCACCTACGCCGGGCAGCAGTGGTTTCGCCGAAGGCTTATTTCCGCAGTTCTTCAGCATTTTCCTGGGCGATTACACCCTCATTGCCAACATCCTCTGGCGCATGGTTACCTATTATCCCTACCTGATCCTGGGTGCCCTGGTACTGCCCCGCTGGCTACAGCGCACCTTCCTTTCCAAAAAGCCGGTAGAGGAAGTGTAA
- a CDS encoding FKBP-type peptidylprolyl isomerase (COG0545 FKBP-type peptidyl-prolyl cis-trans isomerases 1), giving the protein MYKSFLKAGLLLAVAGLATACGGNQEREVSNDLKTRESGLQYRFFRTGEEASPDSTKFLVMNIRATTGTDSVFFDTQERGMYEIMPVNNPEFKGRLAEGIKMLHKGDSAQIVVPANDFFLQTMGAPVPAGVDENSNMNFFIGVQDVVDEQAAQQIQMESIQRMQAQAAKKQKEQLVKDAQIIDKYLAEHSINVDTTASGVRIQVTERGKGNKPERGDNLVVHYRGKVLEGAQFDASYDRNEPFTFAVGQGMVIPGWDESLLELPKGSKATIFIPSPLAYGPQQRGEVIKPNSILVFEVEVLDVQKRQ; this is encoded by the coding sequence ATGTACAAATCTTTCTTAAAGGCCGGACTGCTGTTAGCAGTTGCTGGTCTTGCTACTGCCTGTGGAGGCAACCAGGAACGTGAAGTTAGTAATGACTTAAAAACCCGCGAAAGCGGATTACAGTACCGCTTTTTCCGCACCGGAGAAGAAGCAAGTCCTGATAGTACTAAATTTCTGGTGATGAACATCAGGGCTACTACCGGCACTGATTCTGTGTTTTTTGATACTCAGGAGAGGGGTATGTATGAGATCATGCCAGTAAACAATCCTGAATTCAAGGGCAGGCTTGCCGAAGGTATTAAAATGCTGCACAAAGGCGACAGCGCCCAGATTGTAGTCCCTGCAAATGATTTCTTCCTGCAAACAATGGGTGCTCCGGTACCGGCTGGTGTCGATGAAAACAGCAATATGAACTTCTTCATTGGTGTACAGGATGTTGTAGACGAGCAGGCGGCCCAGCAGATTCAAATGGAAAGCATTCAGAGAATGCAGGCTCAGGCAGCCAAAAAGCAAAAAGAGCAGCTTGTGAAAGATGCGCAGATCATCGATAAATATCTGGCAGAACATAGCATCAATGTTGATACTACTGCCTCAGGTGTTCGTATTCAGGTAACAGAGCGCGGAAAAGGCAACAAGCCCGAGCGTGGCGATAACCTGGTGGTACACTACCGTGGTAAAGTTCTGGAGGGCGCACAATTTGATGCCTCTTACGATCGCAATGAGCCTTTTACCTTTGCAGTAGGACAGGGTATGGTAATTCCAGGTTGGGACGAAAGCCTGCTGGAGCTGCCAAAAGGCAGCAAAGCTACTATATTTATTCCTTCTCCACTGGCCTATGGCCCACAGCAGCGCGGAGAGGTGATCAAGCCTAATTCTATTCTTGTATTCGAGGTAGAAGTTCTTGATGTTCAAAAAAGGCAATAA
- a CDS encoding proline dehydrogenase (COG0506 Proline dehydrogenase), with the protein MDLAAPAHSEQLDFNDTKTAFASLSDKALRKKYLIFASMNNNLLTKAGTYFLRSAFQLRLPIKGMVKNTVFEQFCGGETIEESNSTIQELAGYNIKTILDYSVEGEKTEKAFEATTEETLRTIEKAKSSPHMPICVFKITGIAPFKLLEKVQRGDALDPQEETAFIRVRERVERICKATAEAGVRIFIDGEETWIQNTIDALTYEMMLKYNQQRPVVYNTYQLYRRDGLKLLQDAMHMATMHNIHLGAKLVRGAYMEKERARAEAMNYPDPINPSKQATDDLYNQALKFCMDNKQRIALCSGSHNEYSNQLLTVLMKKHSLKRTDERVYFAQLYGMSDNLSFTLAAAGYNVVKYVPYGPVEKVMPYLFRRAKENTSVAGQSSREFALVQTEMKRRGIGLV; encoded by the coding sequence ATGGATTTAGCAGCGCCCGCGCATTCAGAACAGCTTGATTTTAATGACACAAAAACAGCCTTTGCCTCCCTGTCAGATAAAGCACTACGTAAGAAATATTTAATATTTGCGTCCATGAACAACAACCTGCTTACAAAAGCAGGCACTTATTTTCTGAGGTCAGCTTTTCAGCTGAGACTCCCTATAAAAGGAATGGTAAAAAATACTGTTTTTGAACAATTCTGTGGTGGCGAAACTATTGAGGAAAGCAACTCCACCATACAGGAGCTGGCCGGCTATAACATTAAAACCATACTGGACTATTCAGTAGAAGGAGAAAAAACCGAGAAGGCATTTGAGGCTACTACTGAAGAAACGCTGCGCACCATAGAAAAGGCAAAGAGCTCTCCGCACATGCCCATCTGTGTGTTTAAGATAACCGGCATAGCCCCTTTTAAGCTTCTTGAAAAAGTGCAGCGCGGCGATGCACTGGATCCGCAGGAAGAAACTGCCTTTATACGGGTACGCGAACGGGTGGAGCGGATCTGCAAAGCCACTGCCGAGGCCGGTGTAAGAATATTTATTGATGGAGAAGAAACCTGGATCCAGAATACCATCGATGCCCTTACTTATGAAATGATGCTGAAGTACAACCAGCAGCGGCCGGTGGTGTATAACACCTATCAGCTCTACCGGCGCGATGGCCTGAAGCTGCTGCAGGACGCCATGCACATGGCCACCATGCACAACATTCACCTGGGCGCCAAGCTGGTAAGAGGTGCCTATATGGAAAAGGAACGTGCCCGTGCCGAAGCCATGAACTACCCCGACCCCATTAACCCAAGCAAGCAGGCAACCGATGATCTGTACAACCAGGCCCTGAAGTTTTGTATGGATAATAAACAGCGTATTGCCCTTTGCTCCGGCTCTCACAACGAGTACAGCAACCAGCTGCTTACGGTGCTGATGAAAAAACACAGCTTAAAACGAACCGACGAACGGGTGTACTTTGCCCAGCTGTATGGCATGAGCGATAACCTTTCCTTTACCCTGGCCGCTGCCGGATATAATGTAGTGAAATATGTACCCTACGGACCGGTAGAAAAAGTAATGCCTTACCTCTTTCGCAGGGCAAAGGAAAATACTTCGGTAGCCGGTCAGAGCAGCCGCGAGTTTGCGCTGGTACAGACAGAAATGAAACGCCGGGGCATTGGGCTGGTTTAA
- a CDS encoding GLUG domain-containing protein (COG0443 Molecular chaperone) produces the protein MPIPFELTVTESNLNNPPLVVGKLKKQNIKRGKTATLDLSRILQDPDGDRLSFTAAATNPALAGLVMQGHTLQITGLLTGSTIVNVVASDGRGGLAGTSLELKITGSKKDNGKGAKTAEANDPEVEVISWNEVVNYPNPFRGETTTSYSLKSASYVKLEVFTVLGKPLAVLADGVQQAGLHNITFDASLLPAGIYLYRIQVEDAVTTKRMLVK, from the coding sequence ATGCCTATACCTTTTGAGCTTACTGTTACGGAATCTAACCTAAACAACCCTCCCCTGGTGGTTGGGAAGCTTAAAAAGCAAAACATCAAAAGGGGAAAAACTGCAACACTTGACCTTTCGCGCATTTTACAGGATCCGGATGGAGATAGGCTAAGCTTTACGGCAGCTGCCACCAACCCTGCTCTTGCAGGGCTGGTGATGCAAGGCCATACTTTGCAAATAACCGGTCTGTTAACCGGCAGTACCATCGTAAATGTTGTGGCCAGCGATGGCAGAGGCGGTCTTGCAGGCACCTCCTTAGAACTGAAGATAACAGGAAGCAAGAAGGATAATGGAAAAGGGGCAAAAACTGCAGAAGCCAACGATCCTGAAGTAGAAGTGATCAGCTGGAATGAGGTGGTAAATTATCCAAATCCATTCAGGGGAGAAACTACCACCTCCTACTCCCTGAAGAGTGCATCTTATGTAAAACTGGAGGTGTTTACAGTGCTGGGCAAACCGCTGGCTGTTCTGGCAGATGGCGTACAGCAGGCAGGGTTGCATAACATCACATTCGACGCTTCTCTGCTGCCCGCAGGTATTTACCTGTACAGAATACAGGTAGAAGATGCCGTAACTACTAAACGTATGTTGGTTAAATAA
- a CDS encoding alpha/beta hydrolase fold protein (COG0596 Predicted hydrolases or acyltransferases (alpha/beta hydrolase superfamily)) codes for MTDPFYAESGSQFIGLHQEGLPQERLPLILLHGFCETHRLWDRFRQALGQQTRVLCPDLPGFGQSSSLPDGFTLSDVAHRLAAWLEQLHISKCILIGHSLGGYVALAILEQYPRLVAGIGLFHSTAYADSPQKRRSRNNVIDFVEKHGVQVFTTSFVPQLFYHTNRRRLKELVDAVVADASATPQHTLISYTHAMQQRPNRLPVLEQWGGPTLYVIGEKDTSVSLEDSLRQLESLPLADAHILHDTGHMGMLEKEEQSLQIVKDFLEEVEQQKNS; via the coding sequence ATGACTGATCCGTTCTATGCCGAAAGTGGGAGCCAATTTATTGGATTACACCAGGAGGGCCTGCCCCAGGAACGCCTGCCGCTCATCCTGCTGCATGGCTTTTGCGAAACCCACAGGCTTTGGGATCGCTTCAGGCAGGCGTTAGGTCAGCAAACCAGGGTACTGTGTCCCGACCTGCCCGGTTTTGGACAAAGCAGCTCCCTCCCCGACGGATTTACCCTGAGTGATGTGGCGCACCGCCTGGCGGCCTGGCTGGAACAACTCCATATTTCTAAATGTATTCTGATAGGCCACTCACTGGGTGGCTATGTGGCTTTGGCCATACTGGAGCAGTATCCCCGGCTGGTGGCCGGCATCGGGCTTTTTCATTCCACAGCCTATGCCGATAGCCCACAAAAACGGCGCTCTCGCAATAATGTAATTGACTTTGTAGAAAAGCACGGAGTCCAGGTATTTACAACCTCCTTTGTGCCCCAGCTATTTTACCACACCAACCGCAGGCGGCTTAAGGAGCTGGTAGATGCCGTAGTGGCCGATGCCTCAGCTACCCCGCAGCATACGCTCATCAGCTACACCCACGCCATGCAGCAGCGTCCTAACCGCCTGCCGGTACTGGAACAGTGGGGAGGCCCCACCCTCTATGTTATTGGCGAAAAGGATACCTCAGTCTCGCTGGAAGACAGCCTGCGCCAGCTGGAAAGCCTGCCGCTTGCCGATGCACACATATTGCACGACACCGGCCATATGGGCATGCTGGAAAAGGAGGAACAATCCCTGCAGATCGTTAAAGATTTTCTGGAAGAAGTGGAGCAACAAAAAAACTCCTGA
- a CDS encoding condensin subunit scpa (COG1354 Uncharacterized conserved protein) yields MSFEIKLPLFEGPFDLLLFFIERDELDIHDIPIAKITHDFLHYMRQLEGLNIEVGSEFMLVAATLMRIKVKMLLPRPQLNEEGEAVDPREELVRHLLEYKKYKSVVQQLANMEELQQQKEKRGNVGREYEHIGSLHDADMELQQLDLYKLMRVFQRVMQRYDAASQQPVHQIVPYPYTIGGQRAYVMRLLEHKRRLAFTEIMEVKPEKITVIYNFLAILELLQLNEVELQLGEGFNNFWIFKPEVSQADTPAVTAAS; encoded by the coding sequence GTGAGTTTCGAGATTAAATTACCTCTTTTTGAAGGCCCCTTTGACCTGCTGCTTTTTTTCATAGAGCGGGATGAACTGGACATACACGACATCCCCATTGCAAAGATCACCCACGATTTTTTGCACTACATGCGGCAGCTTGAGGGCTTAAACATTGAGGTTGGCAGCGAGTTTATGCTCGTAGCAGCTACACTCATGCGCATAAAAGTAAAAATGTTACTACCCCGGCCCCAGCTTAACGAAGAAGGAGAAGCAGTTGACCCCCGCGAGGAGCTGGTACGTCACCTGCTGGAGTATAAAAAATACAAATCAGTGGTGCAGCAGCTGGCCAATATGGAAGAGCTGCAGCAGCAAAAAGAAAAAAGAGGCAATGTTGGCAGGGAGTATGAGCATATCGGCAGCCTGCACGATGCAGATATGGAACTGCAACAGCTGGATTTGTACAAACTGATGCGGGTATTTCAGCGGGTAATGCAGCGCTACGATGCTGCCAGCCAGCAGCCTGTGCACCAGATTGTGCCTTATCCCTATACCATAGGCGGACAACGCGCCTATGTAATGAGATTGCTGGAGCACAAAAGGCGGCTTGCTTTTACAGAAATTATGGAGGTAAAGCCTGAAAAGATAACAGTTATTTATAATTTTCTGGCCATTCTGGAGCTGCTGCAACTGAATGAGGTAGAGCTGCAGCTTGGAGAAGGCTTTAATAATTTCTGGATTTTTAAACCAGAGGTGTCTCAGGCAGACACTCCTGCTGTTACCGCTGCCAGCTAA
- a CDS encoding FKBP-type peptidylprolyl isomerase (COG0545 FKBP-type peptidyl-prolyl cis-trans isomerases 1) — protein sequence MKKSWIIWSLLGLVTLFVASCKDDDEGPSDTEIVRARLEQQIGEIQSFLAQQNIQAEEDSRGIFHQPLVLNPDGELVEEGDVALVHYKISRLDGTLIAESRPGKPERITYSPNRRYFPIAIRYSLENVRVGEIHRYYVPSAYGYTSINRSYTDGERYQEFDNIILEMEIVDVYHSLEEIYEVEQADIQAWLQAEGSTSEELPNGLHKIVLTAGSGEPPVNGDSVRVYYKGYFLDKQVFDENTSGKGFGVKVGTTGLVTGFTQAIRTMQVGEKSLFILPSSLAYGSGQTSRGAFVLPKEDLAAFKEQNFLKDVSEIPPFSTLIFEIELLSKK from the coding sequence ATGAAAAAGAGTTGGATAATCTGGAGCCTGCTGGGGCTTGTAACATTGTTTGTGGCCTCCTGCAAGGATGATGATGAAGGACCATCAGATACAGAAATTGTAAGAGCGCGCCTGGAGCAGCAAATTGGAGAAATTCAGTCTTTTCTGGCGCAGCAAAATATCCAGGCAGAAGAGGATTCCAGAGGTATCTTTCATCAGCCCCTGGTGCTGAATCCGGATGGAGAACTGGTTGAGGAAGGCGATGTGGCCCTGGTACATTACAAAATAAGCCGGCTGGATGGTACCCTCATTGCCGAATCACGCCCAGGCAAGCCTGAACGTATTACCTACTCACCAAACAGAAGATATTTTCCGATAGCCATTCGATATAGTTTGGAAAATGTTCGGGTGGGAGAAATCCACCGCTACTACGTACCCTCTGCCTATGGCTACACCAGCATCAACAGAAGCTATACCGACGGTGAGCGCTATCAGGAGTTTGATAATATTATTCTGGAAATGGAGATTGTAGATGTATACCATTCGCTGGAAGAAATTTATGAGGTAGAACAGGCCGACATCCAGGCATGGCTGCAGGCTGAAGGCAGCACATCAGAAGAGCTGCCCAATGGCTTGCATAAAATTGTGCTTACAGCAGGTAGTGGAGAGCCACCGGTTAACGGCGATAGCGTGCGGGTGTACTACAAAGGCTATTTTCTGGATAAACAGGTGTTTGATGAAAATACAAGTGGTAAAGGGTTTGGTGTAAAGGTGGGAACTACCGGTCTGGTGACAGGCTTCACACAGGCCATCAGAACCATGCAGGTGGGTGAAAAATCCTTATTTATTCTTCCCTCTTCCCTGGCCTATGGCAGCGGGCAAACCAGCAGAGGTGCGTTTGTTTTACCAAAAGAAGACCTGGCTGCTTTCAAAGAGCAGAACTTTCTGAAGGATGTTAGCGAAATACCCCCGTTCAGCACCCTTATTTTCGAAATAGAATTGCTTAGCAAGAAATGA